A segment of the Neoarius graeffei isolate fNeoGra1 chromosome 5, fNeoGra1.pri, whole genome shotgun sequence genome:
ACAGAAGAGATCTGTATCTTTACCCAGTTGTAAACTTGTTTCAGCTACAGAGATAACGATAGTCAAGTAGTGAATACCATTTGTGGTTGGTGCATTTCTATCATTGAGTGCGGTTATAATGCCATCACTGTGTTTCACAGACTAATCTGTAAAACACAGTGATGGCATTATCACCGCACTCAATGATAGAAATGCACCAACCACAAATGGTATTCACTACTTGACTATCGTTATCTCTGTAGCTGAAACAAGTTTACAACTGGGTAAAGATACAGATCTCTTCTGTGAAGAGCTGTGAGCTTGTGTAGTTGGACTACTTTCATGCCCAAAATTAGGGTTTGATGGCATTGTACATATCAAAGCTGGTGTAAGATGTGTACTACCTGTACAGCTTTTCCACTAATTACACCCCGACACCCCTGACGCAGTGCTATGAATTACTCTTACAGGATTGACAGATCAACTGGCAGCAGCTCAGGAGCATCAGATTATCCCCAATTTGATAATCTTTATTTAACACTGTAGCGTTCGTTAAGTGGATACAGCTTAGTAGGCTTACTTACCTTTGTTTATATAACCCGTGCTGTTCCTATTTAGCCAGAGATTGAGGAGTGGAGTTCCTGGGATGAAGACGCTCCTACGAGTATAAAGATCGAAGGAGGGAATGGAGCTGTTCCATCCCAGCAGAATCAAGTGGAGGATGAAGAGCCAGATTATTTTAAAGACATGGCTCCTACTATCAGGAAAACACAAAAGGTTGGTTCATACTTGTttggaatgccttttttttttcctcattttgtctacaGAAATGTCAGTAGAGTTCACCGATTAACTTAACTTAATCCATGTTCCCTCTAATCTTCACCTCTTGTTAGATTGTCTTGAAGAAAAGGGAGCCTTTGAATTTCTCTCTCCCTGATACAGCTACGGGTTTCTCCAGCAGACTGGCAGCCACTCAGGATATGGCCTTTATCCAGCCTTCAGTGAGTGCTGCTCTCCTGTCTGTGTAGAATATTTTTCTTTCCATGTGGTCAAGACACTTGTGCACACGCACACATTTCAAACATTACGTCCATTCAGGGTTGCTGCAATAGATGTATTCATATCTGTACATGTGCTAAAATAATAGGTTCGTTTCCATACAACATGGGATGATTTAAATGAAACCAAATTGTAATTTGAAATGATTGTGTGAAAATAAATCTTGCACTCGGTGAAATTTGCCTTGGCgtctttaaaagcaagtactctgAATGGGTGCATTTTTGAACACACAGATATACACACTCATTAACTTGTCTATAAATATGAAGCAAAAGATCCAGTGTTACAGACTCATTCTGATAAAAGCTAGTGATCTAATGTCTAATGATCTAATTCAGACAAGGTATGAAACATTTGTAATAATTTATGCTGTGCTATACTGCACCTTATATAGTATTGTGCAAAAGGCTTTGGAGCATGCAATGAAATGCTGGAGAGCAAATGTGCCTTGAAATGAaatttatatgagtgattccacgcttatgggtactgaaatggggacatgaacttatttttaaaaattcacctaaaaccatctcttttttttaccatcaggtcacaaaacatgtaatctttaatgaatgatatgttaaaagataactttaattttctgagatgtaataaaaacatatatttatatgccaaagtcagaacgtaacagaagtgttgtggacatatatattctcaattttaacaatgtagaattactttttgaaacataggaaggtgatgttttagcaaatataattaataaacgtgtagtagaataaacatacacattctttcaataagattaacatggtatatagctagattgtaattaatttgtaacagacgcgagatggacaatcgtaacagaagtaatgtaacagacatcattttggaactcataggcttgactttggcatataaatatgtttttattacatctcagaaaattagttatcttttaacatatcattcattaaagattacgttttgtgacctgatggtaaaaaaagaaatggttttaggtgaataagttcatgtccccatttcagtacccataagcgtggaatcactcatatattaaAGAAATACCATAAAAGATCAGTAAACAGGAATGCATGGGAAAAAGTCAATgtttgagacgaccctttgcttaaaacaacaacaacaacaaaagcaggctcaggtgcagttttataaggaaaggagctgtaggttttactgagcatcttgcaaaaTCAgctgcagttcttctggacactttgactgtcacactttttcttatttttgcagcaaatcccagtagccttcatttgtTTTTGTCTGGAAAGTAGTccattatgtaatatgctgcttttctttactgacatacaaacactttttctgtaatatttaattttgtgctggaaaactaatgtatgGAAATCTGAAGTGTTTTTGTACTGGTTCCGTAATGTAGAAGTCAAAAATAAGTCTTtgacaaagtttgtactaaaacaaaataaggtgcctaagacttttgcgcagAGCTGTAAATCTGTCTTCTGTACAACTCACCTACGCTTGGTGAATGAGATGTGTGTGAGGACTCAGCACGTGTGCATGGCTTTCTGGTGTTTGCTTTATTGAGAAACTTGTACATGTGGCCTGTAGGCAGAGCTGGGAGATCTGGAAACCTGGCAGGAGGACACTAATGCCTGGGAGGATGAGTCTGATGCTTCCTGGGAGGCCGAAGAAGTGTTAAGGTATTACTCCAGCATCAGAAActgtatgtaaggaataaaatactttttttttttttcgcggtccagtttccatcaaatcctgcgctctgattggctggcgagcgggtccatatcctactacggaccctggttacgaacctctggcgactcgctcgttcacaacaacaaacatttatcttttttataagatttatttataagattatcaaaaatcttataaatttttgccagcatttctcaggagaatagcattaattttacagcatagatagcgataacgacagtgttcacagcgaaagtgagttttactaccctgaggaagaagaaataaaataaaacatttcaggagaaagctaaaaacctcctaactgttgcta
Coding sequences within it:
- the ebag9 gene encoding receptor-binding cancer antigen expressed on SiSo cells, which translates into the protein MTVTQFRLFKICTCIASILSFFKRLICRTGRSRKRSGDQITLPTTVDFSSVPKQPEIEEWSSWDEDAPTSIKIEGGNGAVPSQQNQVEDEEPDYFKDMAPTIRKTQKIVLKKREPLNFSLPDTATGFSSRLAATQDMAFIQPSAELGDLETWQEDTNAWEDESDASWEAEEVLRQQKLAERERRAMEQQRKKMEKEAQRMMKKEQKIAVKLS